TCTTCAGAATGAAGCGTGGTTAAACAATGTCACATCGGGAGATTACCAGAAATATTATGACGAACAGTATCGGAAAAGATAATTGTTTCAGGCACCAGCTGAGTGTGTCAGAACAGGTCTTTTTTATGCACCTGGTTTAGCGCTATAAGCTTCAATATCCTTTTTTACTTTTTGGACCAATCCCTGCAATACCGTCCCAGGTCCGACTTCTACAAATGTACGCACACCATCGGCAATCATGTTTTGAACAGTCTGAGTCCAGCGGACAGGAGAAGTCAGCTGAGAAATGAGGTTGTTTTTAATGAGATCGGGATTGGTTACCGGTTGCGCATTGATATTTTGATAAACAGGACATACAGGTATTTTAAAGATGGTGCTGTTAATAGCTTTGTCCAGTTCCACTCTGGCCGGTTCCATCAATGGGGAATGAAAAGCGCCGCCGACATTCAGTATGAGGGTTCTTTTGGCTCCGGCATTCTTAAGCTTCTCGCAGGCTGTTTCAACCCCTTTGACAGTACCTGATATAACGACCTGTCCGGGACTGTTAAAATTGGCTGCCACGACAATTTCATTTTTGATGGTTTTAAGGGTATCTTCAACGGCTTTATCATCAAGTCCCAGAATGGCCGCCATTGCAGATGGCTGGATTTCACAGGCTTTTTGCATAGCCTCGGCCCTTTTGGCCACCAAACGCAGTCCATCTTCAAAACTTAAAGTCTTGTTGGCAACCAGGGCTGAAAATTCGCCAAGAGAGTGTCCTGCCACCATGTCAGGCTTAAAATCATCACCCAGCATCCGTGTCAGAACGACAGAGTGCAGAAAAATTGCCGGCTGGGTGACTTTTGTCTGTTTCAGATCCTCGTCAGTTCCACTAAACATCATATCGGTGATGCGAAATCCAAGGATATCATTAGCTCTTTCGAATAATTTCCTGGCTCCCTCATATTTATCAAACAGGTCCTTACCCATACCAACATACTGAGAACCCTGTCCCGGAAAAATATAAGCTTTCATAGTGTGATTGTTTAGTGATACTTCAACAGGAGAAAAGAATTACTTGCGGTCTCCCAGAAAGCGCAACAAAAATAGAAATAAATTAATAAAATCAAGATAAAGCGTCAGGGCTCCCATAATGGTCATCTTACGCGCTGGTTCAGAGCCTGATACAACTACATTTCCAAGATTCTTTAATTTTTGTACTTCATAGGCCGTGAGACCGGTAAAAACCAACACTCCTATAAAGCTGATGATGAAATCCAATGTGTTGCTCTTTAGAAAGATATTAACCAGACTGGCGATGATGATGCCGATCAAACCCATAAACATGATTGAACCGAACCTTGTCAGATCGATTTTTGTCGTATATCCCGCAATTGCCATGGTGCCAAACATGGCCGAAGCCACAATAAATGTCTTGAAAATGGAGGCACTGGTATAGAGGAGAAAAACAAAACTCAGGCTCATACCCATGATAACGGCATATACCACGAATAATAAAGTCAAGGCTGATACCGATAATTTTTGATAACCAAACGACATAAGTAAAACGAATCCAATAGGTGCAAGCATGACAATCCAGCCCAGCGTGGTCAATCCTGTGGTCGTGACAAGATATGAAAGAAGTGATGGATGACTGGCAAAATATAAAGCCGTTACTGCAGTTATTGCCAATGCCAGGAACATCCAGAGAAATACACCGGAAAGGAATGTCCTGGTAAGAGCAAATCCTTCTGACTTTGATGGTGATATATTAAACGGACGAATTTCGTTCTCCATAGTATTCTTTTTTAATTTCGTTTATTAAAAACATTCTGGCCATAAAAAAGTTCAACCTCGTCGGCAAACTTTATGCCATCAGTCATTGTGTCTGGATAAATGACTTCAGAAATTGGCTATGCTATTAAATGACTGTCGTCTAGCCGGGGATCATCAGTGCAGTTTAGATCCGATGAGGTGGTTAAATTCTGCCCGCGTCGCCTCATTTTGAAACTGACCTGTAAAATCAGATGTCGTAGTGACAGAATTCTGCTTTTGGATACCGCGCATAGACATGCACATGTGCTGCGCTTCGATGACCACAGCAACGCCCAGGGGATGCAGTGTCTTCTCAAGA
This sequence is a window from Bacteroidota bacterium. Protein-coding genes within it:
- a CDS encoding Bax inhibitor-1/YccA family protein → MENEIRPFNISPSKSEGFALTRTFLSGVFLWMFLALAITAVTALYFASHPSLLSYLVTTTGLTTLGWIVMLAPIGFVLLMSFGYQKLSVSALTLLFVVYAVIMGMSLSFVFLLYTSASIFKTFIVASAMFGTMAIAGYTTKIDLTRFGSIMFMGLIGIIIASLVNIFLKSNTLDFIISFIGVLVFTGLTAYEVQKLKNLGNVVVSGSEPARKMTIMGALTLYLDFINLFLFLLRFLGDRK
- the fabD gene encoding ACP S-malonyltransferase produces the protein MKAYIFPGQGSQYVGMGKDLFDKYEGARKLFERANDILGFRITDMMFSGTDEDLKQTKVTQPAIFLHSVVLTRMLGDDFKPDMVAGHSLGEFSALVANKTLSFEDGLRLVAKRAEAMQKACEIQPSAMAAILGLDDKAVEDTLKTIKNEIVVAANFNSPGQVVISGTVKGVETACEKLKNAGAKRTLILNVGGAFHSPLMEPARVELDKAINSTIFKIPVCPVYQNINAQPVTNPDLIKNNLISQLTSPVRWTQTVQNMIADGVRTFVEVGPGTVLQGLVQKVKKDIEAYSAKPGA